One genomic window of Hydra vulgaris chromosome 03, alternate assembly HydraT2T_AEP includes the following:
- the LOC136077944 gene encoding uncharacterized protein LOC136077944: MGRTKRKQSSKRVYQNKKRKFYGNRHTNVCKNNETVAIPSVENIPCSSSYKKLFNKEVVNEPQQINEDFNFIMNFGLLKKAIMVLKCPECNKLVNLQFDSSKKYGLSIGLKICCSDCEWETIFFSSAKMDKKINCVGRKRFDINTRTVIAFREMGKGFSAIETFCGIMNMNPPMNKNCYNDTLHIMLDVYQSLVDKSMSNAANELLSINETSKDIICGFDGSWQKRGYTSNNGLVTAVAVENGKCVDYEIETKTCKLCSLWELKKYTHHEEYNDFHSLHYKKCKISHTGSASSMESSGTIKIFLHSEKKKNLRYTTFLGDGDSSSYVNVVSAKPYGDFEIKKAECIGHIQKRVGTRLRNLKKQNKETLCDGKKLGGAGRLTEHVINTLQNYYGKAIRQNVGNLYGMKKSVAAVLFHCSESCDGETRHQFCLRTKDSWCKFQSDKLTGKISYKENICIPAAVCNTIKPIFIDLGSDKLLEKCLHGKTQNPNESLNQLIWKRCPKDIFIERTALSIGVASAVLNFNEGQQFLNKLFNELGMEFGVNAQNYCLRKDNKRIIKAEKQCSTKVKSRRKKLRAIKKGFCDQNEELEGVTYKSGEF; encoded by the coding sequence atGGGTCGAACGAAAAGAAAACAATCTTCTAAAAGAGTATaccaaaataagaaaagaaagttttatGGAAACAGACATACAAATGTCTGCAAAAATAATGAAACCGTAGCCATACCTTCAGTTGAAAACATACCATGTTCCTCATCCTACAAGAAGTTGTTCAACAAAGAAGTTGTAAATGAACCTCAACAGATAAATGAAGactttaactttattatgaACTTTGGTTtacttaaaaaagcaataatggTCCTTAAATGCCCAGAATGTAACAAGTTAGTAAATTTGCAGTTtgattcttcaaaaaaatatggCCTAAGTATTGGACTAAAAATTTGTTGCAGTGATTGTGAATGGgaaacgatttttttttcatctgctaaaatggataaaaaaattaattgtgttGGACGAAAACGCTTTGACATAAACACTCGTACAGTAATTGCATTTCGTGAAATGGGTAAGGGATTTTCAGCAATAGAAACATTTTGTGGAATTATGAACATGAACCCTccaatgaataaaaactgctaTAATGACACATTGCACATAATGTTGGATGTCTATCAAAGTTTGGTTGACAAAAGCATGTCAAATGCAGCAAATGAGTTACTATCAATCAATGAAACATCTAAAGATATTATTTGTGGGTTTGATGGATCATGGCAGAAACGTGGATACACCTCAAACAATGGATTAGTAACAGCTGTTGCTGTAGAAAATGGTAAGTGTGTTGATTACgaaatagaaacaaaaacttgTAAGTTGTGTTCTTTATGGGAGTTAAAAAAGTACACACATCATGAAGAATATAATGATTTTCACTCCTTACATTATAAAAAGTGCAAAATCAGTCATACCGGTTCAGCCTCCTCTATGGAATCAAGtggtacaataaaaatatttttgcattctgaaaaaaaaaaaaatttgagatatACAACGTTTCTAGGAGATGGAGATAGCAGTTCATATGTTAATGTCGTTTCTGCAAAACCTTATGgagattttgaaataaaaaaagcagaGTGCATTGGGCATATTCAAAAACGTGTTGGTACTAgattaagaaacttaaaaaaacaaaataaagaaactttatGTGATGGCAAAAAGTTAGGAGGAGCAGGTCGTTTAACAGAACATGTTATAAATacattgcaaaattattatGGTAAGGCAATAAGGCAAAACGTTGGAAATTTATATGGAATGAAAAAGAGTGTTGCAGCTGTACTTTTTCACTGTTCTGAAAGTTGTGATGGCGAAACGCGTCATCAGTTTTGTTTGCGTACCAAAGATTCTTGGTGCAAATTCCAGTCTGACAAACTGACTGGCAAAATttcatataaagaaaatatttgtattccCGCTGCTGTCTGCAACACCATCAAACCAATATTTATAGACCTTGGTTCCGATAAACTTcttgaaaaatgtttgcatGGAAAAACGCAGAATCCCAATGAGTCTTTAAACCAGTTGATATGGAAGCGATGCccaaaagatatatttattgaaagaaCTGCTCTAAGTATAGGAGTAGCCTCAGCTGTACTAAATTTTAATGAAGGGCAGCAgttcttaaataaattgtttaatgagCTTGGAATGGAATTCGGTGTAAATGCGCAAAATTACTGTTTACGTAAAGACAATAAACGAATCATTAAAGCAGAAAAACAATGTAGTACTAAAGTAAAATcaagaagaaaaaagttaagagcaataaaaaaaggtttttgtgaCCAAAATGAAGAACTGGAAGGTGTAACTTATAAAAGTGGTGaattttga